The genomic region TCGGCTTCGGCGAGTGCGGTGTAGGAGTCGTCCGGGACCGTCGCTACGTAGCCGAGGAAGGTCTCCGCCGTTCCGCCGTACGTTGCGGCGTCAGCGTGGGCGACAGCGACGGTGCGCCATTCCAAGCCTTTCGCCTTGTGCGCGGTGAGGATCTGCACCCGGTCGCCGGTGTTCGCGACAGTGCCGGGCGCCAGACCGTCCTCATGCTCGGTGGCCAACTCCAGGTAGTTCAGGAAGCCTTCCAGATCCGCACCCGGATACGACGCGACCGTTTCAGCGAATTTGTCCAGATGCACAGTGCCGGTGTCGGAGGGGCGGGAGAGCACCTCGGTGCGGATGCCGAAGATGGAGACGATGTCATCGAACAGGTCCGGCAGGCGCTTGCCCAAGCTGCGCATGCGCAGGGCGCGCAGCTGCGAGGACAGCACCTGCAGGCGCGCCAGACCTTCCTCCGTGTAGCGCTCCGGCTCACCGAGGTCCGCCACCGCGTCGGCGAGGCCAACGGAGCGCTCGTTCTCACCGACGGCGTTCTCAGCCTCGCGGATCAGGTCGGTGAGCTGGGCTTGCAACCGTTCCCGCGGATCTGCATCAGGCCCCAGCCCCGCTACAGCGCTGTCGTCTTGGTCGTGCGCCCGGCCGCCGGCCAGGTTCACTGCTCGCCGAGACAAGGCCGTGATGTCTTTCAGCCCCAATCCGCATGCGGGGCCAGCCAGGATGCGCAGAGCAGCGGCAGAATCCTGCGGGTGAACAAGCATTTTCGCTACAGCAACCGCATCGGCGACCTCCGGCACGGTCAGGAGACCTGCCAGACCGACAATCTCATAAGGGATGCCGCGCTCCTCCAGAGCTTCAGCAATCAGTGCGGACTGTTTGTTCTTGCGCACCAGCACAGCCGAGGAGACATCACCGTGCTCCGCCAACTGCTCATGGAAGTCCGCGGCCAGCATGTCAGCGACGGCGGCGATTTCCTCGTCCACAGGCCCGTAGAAGCCCACCTCCACGTTACCGGGGTCAGACGCCGGATTCGGATTGAGCGGTTCGACGGCGCGCTGCGGCCCCGGGGCGCCGAGCACGGCCGACGACACTGAGTTGGCCAGTGCCAGCACTTCCGGTGGGTTGCGCCATGAGGTGGTGAGCTGGGCTTTCGGGGCGGAGGCACCGTCGGCAAGCGGAAAGTCGTCGACGAACGCCTGCAGATTAGCGGCAGTGGCTCCGCGCCAGCCGTAAATCGCCTGCATCGGGTCACCGACGGCGGTGACGGTCAGCGGGTGCGGGTGCCGCGCGAGGTCGTCGCGGTTTTCGCCGAACAAGCTGCGCAGAAGCACGCGCTGGGCGTGGGAGGTGTCCTGGTATTCATCCAACATGACCACCCGGAAGCGGCCGCGTTGGCTCTCCCCGACCGACGGGTGGTTACTGGCCAGTTGCGCCGCGACGGACATTTGCTCGTTGAACGTGACCACTCCGCGTTCGCGCAGCTCGCGGCTGAGCTCCTCCGCGAGGTCGGTGTAGGCGGCGCGAAGACGCTGCTTGTCTATCCAGCCGCGGACTTCCTTGGCGTACTGCTCTTTCGCTCTGCCGCGGGGAAGGGCTGCGACGTTATCAATGAACGCCTCCGCTTCCTCCCGCACCCGCGACGGCGGCATGAGGTCGTTGCCCATGTTGGCCACGAGCCGCAGCAGAGTGTCCACGACGGTGCTCACACCGGGGTTCGCATCGACACCGTCGAGCAAAGCGCCACCGTGATTGCTCACTACGTCCCAGGCGATGGAATGCAGCTCGGCATCGGTGATAAGCCGCGCGTCAGGCTCCACGGGGACGAGCAGGCCGTATTCGCGGATGAGGTCGCCGGCAAACGCGTCATAGGTGGACACGGTCGGCGCGATGACCTCGAGCGTCTCCGCGAGCCCGCCGCTGGGGTCCAAGTGGCGCACCAGCTGCTCATTCGCGGCGAGCTTCTCCAACCGGGTACGAATGCGCCTACCCAGCTCGTGCGCGGCCTTTCGCGTGAACGTCAGGCCGAGCACTTCCTCCGGCCGGACGTAGCCGTTGGCCACCAGCCACACGACGCGGGCCGCCATCGTTTCGGTCTTGCCTGCGCCCGCGCCGGCGACAACGAGGAGCGGGCCGGGGTCTGCCCCGATGACCGCCGCCTGCTGATCGGTCGGCGGGAACTTCTCCTTCAGATACCGCGACAGTGTCACGGGTTGCATGTCAGCCACGGGTGGTCACCTCCCCTTCCGGTTGCACCGGACAGATTGCTTTGACATGGCAAAAGTCGCAGTGCTTGCCTGTCACAGCGCGCAGCCGCGGCCCCGTCATCTCCGCAGGCAGCGTGGCAATGCGCGCCGCGAACTCCTCGAGTTGCTCCGCGTCCTTTGGGGCTTGGTGGGCAGCGGTCACCTTCACCTGGTCGCTGCCAGGGTAAATCAGCGTTCCCCCGCCGACGTCGAGGGAGTCGGTCTCACCCGCCGTCGCCACCGAGGCGTCTGTGCCCTCCCTGAGAGCCCCGCGCGACAGTGCGAGCTGGTAGGCGAACAGCTGCGGGTTTTCTTCCGCCTCTGCGGCAGACGGATGATTCTTGCCGGTCTTCAAGTCGACGATGTGGACCGCTCCGCTTTCCTCGCGCTCCAGCCGGTCGATCCGACCGCCGATGCGCAGCCCCGGTGCGACCTCCACGTCGACCGGAACTTCTGTGTCCACAAGCTCGAACGTGCCGCGCGTCTCCTCGACCCATTGCGCCGCGCGACCGAGCAGACGCGTGAACTCCCCCAGATCGCTGACCTCTTTCCAGGACGGAACGGTGAACAGTGCGCGGTATGCCTCCAGCGTGTCCGCTTGGGCGAGTTCCACATCGGCCCCGTTTCCGACAGCCTCGAAGAAGTAGTGCGCGAGCGTTCCGCGTGTCATTGCGTCGCTCGACGCAGGCGCGACATCGCGCTCCAGCACGTTGCGCATGGGGCATTCCAGTAGTCCTTCAATGCGCGAGGGCGACAGGCGTCCAGGCGGTTCCACGCCTTCGCTTATCGACGCCTCCCTGATCCCCCACCACTGACCCGGATCCGCCCCAGGCACACCGGCCTCGGCGAGGCGGGCGAGCTGGCGGGCAGCCTGTAGTTTGACGTCCTCGCTGGAGGACTCGTCGGTGATGGCGCGGCGCAGTTCAGCGACAATGTCTTCGACTGCGAGCACCCGGACCGGTGCCACATCGACGTGCACTTCTTCTCTGCCGGTGGTACTAGTGTCCACCCCGTCGAACAGGGTCTGCTGCTCAGCAGCTCCGGACGCGGCAGTGCCGGTGCTGACATGCTCCGGAATGGTGCCACGCGCGTCGGCGAACTGCTGCACGAAGCGCGAGGGCTCG from Corynebacterium genitalium ATCC 33030 harbors:
- a CDS encoding ATP-dependent helicase; this translates as MQPVTLSRYLKEKFPPTDQQAAVIGADPGPLLVVAGAGAGKTETMAARVVWLVANGYVRPEEVLGLTFTRKAAHELGRRIRTRLEKLAANEQLVRHLDPSGGLAETLEVIAPTVSTYDAFAGDLIREYGLLVPVEPDARLITDAELHSIAWDVVSNHGGALLDGVDANPGVSTVVDTLLRLVANMGNDLMPPSRVREEAEAFIDNVAALPRGRAKEQYAKEVRGWIDKQRLRAAYTDLAEELSRELRERGVVTFNEQMSVAAQLASNHPSVGESQRGRFRVVMLDEYQDTSHAQRVLLRSLFGENRDDLARHPHPLTVTAVGDPMQAIYGWRGATAANLQAFVDDFPLADGASAPKAQLTTSWRNPPEVLALANSVSSAVLGAPGPQRAVEPLNPNPASDPGNVEVGFYGPVDEEIAAVADMLAADFHEQLAEHGDVSSAVLVRKNKQSALIAEALEERGIPYEIVGLAGLLTVPEVADAVAVAKMLVHPQDSAAALRILAGPACGLGLKDITALSRRAVNLAGGRAHDQDDSAVAGLGPDADPRERLQAQLTDLIREAENAVGENERSVGLADAVADLGEPERYTEEGLARLQVLSSQLRALRMRSLGKRLPDLFDDIVSIFGIRTEVLSRPSDTGTVHLDKFAETVASYPGADLEGFLNYLELATEHEDGLAPGTVANTGDRVQILTAHKAKGLEWRTVAVAHADAATYGGTAETFLGYVATVPDDSYTALAEADTRSDFQKLTNQYKKDKTAELAEESARLFYVAVTRAERRLLVTASGISPTRKKPVEPYSHFLPFRDMAEVLSWWDGTVTDELTDIREREGFWPHYSAEPAAVDAAERVNAALKDLPQLTAGELYGLWERDVTALIEEHEATMSPSVPVIMPAMLTASDIVALRANPEQFARRARRPVPFKPNSYAKRGTAFHEWIEGFFGARPLLDDDELPGNTEPDVDATTLARLKASFEASHWAQRAPAHIEHPFEIDLGSASVRGRIDAVYRDAPTPEAPHGSWTIVDWKTGAKPQATEMRAAKLQLAVYREAWKRIAGDGLPVNAVFFYVRTGEDFAPHDLPERGELEELLQTAAARGLESDIDMQH